From Salinirubellus salinus, the proteins below share one genomic window:
- a CDS encoding DUF1918 domain-containing protein — protein MAFEKGDTVVLHDEHSEFDGQTGEVTQVSETMFGDATYIIQFDEGQEAGISEDAIEAAEQEDEE, from the coding sequence ATGGCATTCGAGAAAGGCGACACGGTCGTCCTGCACGACGAGCACAGCGAGTTCGACGGTCAGACCGGCGAGGTGACCCAGGTGAGCGAGACGATGTTCGGCGACGCCACCTACATCATCCAGTTCGACGAGGGGCAGGAGGCCGGCATCTCCGAGGACGCCATCGAGGCGGCCGAGCAAGAAGACGAGGAGTAA
- the pyrB gene encoding aspartate carbamoyltransferase — MRHDHLISAKQLTRQDIEGVLDRAASFAEDGGGGHEDHLLGLLFFEPSTRTKMSFDTAMKRLGGDTVDMGSVESSSVKKGESLADTVRVVAGYTDAIVLRHPSEGAAKLASEFVDVPIINAGDGAGQHPTQTLLDLYTIRENAGLDDLTIGIMGDLKYGRTVHSLAAALTNFDTRQHFISPESLRLPRGVRYDLHETGAQVREHTGLEEVLPELDVLYVTRIQRERFPDENEYRQVAGQYRIDAATLEAAKDDLTVMHPLPRVDEIAADVDETTHATYFEQAHNGVPVRMALLDAMLGGGGE; from the coding sequence ATGCGGCACGACCACCTCATCAGCGCGAAACAACTCACCCGGCAGGACATCGAGGGGGTCCTCGACCGGGCCGCGTCGTTCGCCGAGGACGGAGGCGGTGGCCACGAGGACCACCTGCTCGGCCTCCTCTTCTTCGAGCCAAGCACCCGGACGAAGATGTCGTTCGACACGGCGATGAAGCGCCTCGGTGGCGACACCGTCGACATGGGGTCGGTCGAGTCATCGTCGGTCAAGAAGGGCGAGTCGCTGGCCGACACGGTCCGTGTCGTCGCTGGGTACACGGACGCCATCGTGCTCCGGCACCCGAGTGAGGGTGCGGCCAAGCTCGCCAGCGAGTTCGTCGACGTGCCCATCATCAACGCGGGTGACGGGGCCGGACAGCACCCGACCCAGACGTTGCTCGACCTCTACACCATCCGGGAGAATGCGGGGCTGGACGACCTCACCATCGGTATCATGGGTGACCTGAAGTACGGTCGGACGGTCCACTCGCTGGCGGCCGCGCTCACGAACTTCGACACCCGGCAGCACTTCATCAGCCCCGAGAGCCTCAGGCTCCCGCGGGGGGTCCGCTACGACCTCCACGAGACCGGGGCGCAGGTCCGCGAACACACGGGGCTCGAGGAGGTCCTGCCGGAACTCGACGTGCTCTACGTCACACGCATCCAGCGCGAGCGGTTCCCCGACGAGAACGAGTACCGGCAGGTCGCCGGTCAGTACCGCATCGACGCCGCGACCCTCGAGGCGGCGAAGGACGACCTCACCGTCATGCACCCGCTCCCGCGCGTCGACGAGATCGCCGCCGACGTCGACGAGACGACACACGCCACGTACTTCGAGCAGGCACACAACGGGGTGCCCGTGCGGATGGCACTGCTCGACGCGATGCTCGGAGGTGGTGGCGAATGA
- the cyaB gene encoding class IV adenylate cyclase, with amino-acid sequence MYEVELKVAADHETVRERLASLGADRRRHVVQTDTYYDAPHRDFAETDEALRVRREREDGSDGENEERDATVKLTYKGPLVEAASKTREEHETVVADAAALEGILDGVGFTPAFTVEKDRTFYRYAGYTVTLDDVTDLGEFVEVETEAEAIEEAREGAIDVLRDLGLDPDEQIRTSYLGLLLDTPE; translated from the coding sequence ATGTACGAGGTGGAACTGAAGGTCGCCGCCGACCACGAGACGGTCCGCGAGCGGCTGGCCTCGCTGGGTGCCGACCGGCGCCGACACGTCGTCCAGACGGACACGTACTACGACGCGCCACACCGCGACTTCGCCGAGACGGACGAGGCACTCCGGGTCAGGCGCGAGCGTGAGGACGGAAGCGACGGGGAGAACGAGGAGAGGGACGCGACGGTGAAACTGACCTACAAGGGGCCACTCGTGGAGGCGGCGTCGAAGACCCGCGAGGAACACGAGACGGTCGTCGCCGACGCGGCGGCGCTGGAGGGGATACTCGACGGCGTGGGCTTCACGCCCGCGTTCACCGTCGAGAAGGACCGCACCTTCTACCGCTACGCGGGGTACACCGTGACGCTGGACGACGTGACCGACCTCGGCGAGTTCGTCGAGGTGGAGACGGAGGCCGAGGCCATCGAAGAAGCACGCGAGGGCGCCATCGACGTCCTCCGTGACCTCGGGCTCGACCCGGACGAGCAGATACGCACGTCCTACCTCGGACTGCTGCTGGATACGCCCGAGTAA
- a CDS encoding methionine adenosyltransferase, with product MSERNIRVEPVTGDAVEDQEVEIVERKGLGHPDSICDGIAEHVSQALANAYLETVGKVLHFNTDETQLVAGNSAPAYGGGDVVDPIYILVVGRATKYYACEETGEEYIIPAESIALRAAREYLAENFEDLDLETDVIVDVKLGEGSGDLQNVFGEDGAEVPMANDTSFGVGHAPLSETEQIVYNTERRLVEEFDGDYLGTDIKVMGKREGDQIDVTVAAAMVDEHLTDIDAYQAAVAEVEAFVADLATSYTDREVEVYVNTADNIEKEAVYLTTTGTSAEQGDDGSVGRGNRANGLITPNRSMSMEATSGKNPVNHIGKIYNLLSTRIAAAVYDEVDGVREVRIRLLSQIGQPIDNPHVADASLVTEDGVEVGDVEAEVAAIVDRELADVTSVTEDVIDGKLPTF from the coding sequence ATGAGCGAACGGAACATCCGCGTCGAGCCGGTCACCGGCGACGCGGTCGAGGACCAGGAGGTCGAGATCGTCGAGCGCAAGGGGCTCGGCCACCCGGACTCCATCTGCGACGGGATCGCCGAACACGTCTCGCAGGCACTCGCGAACGCCTACCTCGAGACGGTGGGCAAGGTGCTGCACTTCAACACCGACGAGACACAGCTCGTCGCCGGGAACTCCGCGCCGGCCTACGGGGGCGGCGACGTCGTGGACCCCATCTACATCCTCGTCGTCGGCCGGGCGACGAAGTACTACGCCTGCGAGGAGACGGGTGAGGAGTACATCATCCCCGCCGAGAGTATCGCGCTCCGGGCCGCCCGCGAGTACCTCGCGGAGAACTTCGAGGACCTCGACCTCGAGACCGACGTCATCGTCGACGTGAAACTCGGTGAAGGATCCGGTGATCTCCAGAACGTCTTCGGCGAGGACGGGGCGGAGGTGCCGATGGCCAACGACACCTCGTTCGGCGTCGGTCACGCCCCGCTCAGCGAGACCGAACAGATCGTCTACAACACGGAGCGGCGCCTCGTCGAGGAGTTCGACGGCGACTACCTCGGCACCGACATCAAGGTGATGGGCAAGCGCGAGGGCGACCAGATCGACGTGACCGTCGCGGCCGCGATGGTCGACGAACACCTCACCGACATCGACGCGTATCAGGCCGCCGTGGCCGAGGTGGAGGCCTTCGTCGCCGACCTCGCCACGAGCTACACCGACCGCGAGGTCGAGGTCTACGTCAACACCGCCGACAACATCGAGAAGGAGGCGGTCTACCTGACCACGACCGGCACGTCGGCCGAACAGGGTGACGACGGCTCGGTCGGTCGGGGGAACCGCGCGAACGGCCTCATCACGCCGAACCGCTCGATGTCGATGGAGGCCACCTCCGGTAAGAACCCCGTCAACCACATCGGGAAGATATACAACCTCCTTTCGACGCGCATCGCAGCGGCTGTCTACGACGAGGTGGACGGCGTCCGCGAGGTCCGCATCCGCCTGCTCAGTCAGATCGGCCAACCCATCGACAACCCCCACGTCGCCGACGCGTCGCTCGTCACCGAGGACGGCGTCGAGGTGGGCGACGTGGAGGCCGAGGTCGCCGCCATCGTCGACCGCGAACTCGCCGACGTGACCAGCGTGACCGAGGACGTCATCGACGGGAAGCTACCGACCTTCTGA
- a CDS encoding PLP-dependent cysteine synthase family protein — MERGILGTVGSPLVQVESPPGSVVAAKVESKNPGGSAKDRPAVAMVEAAERDGELTPGDTIVEPTSGNTGIGIAMVAAAKGYDATIVMPDSKSPERRDIMRAYGADVELVSGTISDAKDRADEIERERGAVQLRQFENPSNPDAHYHTTGAEILEQVGDHTVDALVCGVGTGGTITGIGRRLREAFPDCEIVAVEPENDAVLSGGETGGDDFQGMGPGFVSPNLDTDLLTSVETVNVEEAEAECRRLAREEGILVGQSSGASNLAARRVAERLADPEVASPGPNNETAILGDGTAPPEPIPEDCPLVLTVYWDSGERYMSTGMFDD, encoded by the coding sequence ATGGAACGTGGAATCCTCGGCACCGTGGGGTCGCCGCTGGTGCAGGTAGAGTCGCCGCCGGGGAGCGTCGTCGCCGCGAAGGTGGAGTCGAAGAACCCTGGCGGGTCCGCGAAGGACCGTCCCGCCGTGGCGATGGTCGAGGCCGCCGAACGCGACGGCGAGCTCACGCCCGGCGACACCATCGTCGAACCCACGTCCGGCAACACGGGCATCGGGATCGCGATGGTCGCCGCCGCCAAGGGGTACGACGCCACCATCGTCATGCCGGACTCGAAGTCACCCGAGCGACGCGACATCATGCGTGCCTACGGCGCGGACGTGGAACTCGTCTCCGGCACCATCTCCGACGCGAAGGACCGTGCCGACGAGATCGAGCGTGAGCGAGGGGCCGTCCAGCTGCGCCAGTTCGAGAACCCGTCGAACCCGGACGCACACTACCACACGACCGGCGCGGAGATACTCGAACAGGTCGGGGACCACACCGTCGACGCGCTCGTCTGCGGGGTCGGCACCGGGGGGACCATCACCGGAATCGGGCGGCGCCTCCGCGAGGCGTTCCCCGACTGCGAGATCGTGGCAGTCGAGCCCGAGAACGACGCCGTCCTCTCGGGCGGCGAGACGGGTGGGGACGACTTCCAGGGGATGGGACCGGGGTTTGTCTCACCGAACCTCGACACCGACCTGCTCACCTCGGTCGAGACGGTGAACGTCGAGGAGGCGGAGGCCGAGTGCCGCCGGCTCGCCCGCGAGGAGGGCATCCTCGTCGGACAGTCGTCGGGCGCGTCGAACCTCGCGGCCCGCCGGGTCGCCGAGCGACTCGCCGACCCCGAGGTGGCATCTCCCGGCCCGAACAACGAGACGGCCATCCTCGGTGACGGGACGGCGCCCCCCGAGCCGATCCCCGAGGACTGCCCGCTCGTCCTCACCGTCTACTGGGACTCCGGCGAGCGCTACATGTCGACCGGGATGTTCGACGACTAG
- a CDS encoding SDR family NAD(P)-dependent oxidoreductase encodes MDGTSPDVDLSDTVALVSGASRGVGRGIAHELGAAGATVYVTGRSTGEDRTDGLPGTVDGTAALVTDAGGEGVAVVCDHTDDAAVTALFERLGAERGRLDLLVNNVWGGYEGYDDTFDAPFWEQPRERFDAMFDAGVRAAYVASQQAAPLLFESDRALLVNVSAGDGARYRGQVAYDTAKTAVDRMAKGMAHELREPGVAALVVYPGFTRTERVLAATGGERPDGSESTRYVGRAVASLAGDASILERTGGIYRTGALAREYGFTDVDGSRPAPFDLDTPRL; translated from the coding sequence ATGGATGGCACCTCACCCGACGTGGACCTCTCGGACACCGTGGCCCTCGTCAGCGGTGCGAGCCGTGGGGTGGGCCGCGGCATCGCCCACGAACTCGGCGCGGCGGGCGCGACGGTGTACGTCACCGGCCGGTCGACGGGCGAGGACCGGACCGACGGGCTCCCCGGTACCGTAGATGGCACCGCCGCGCTCGTCACCGACGCCGGCGGCGAGGGCGTCGCCGTCGTCTGTGACCACACCGACGACGCGGCCGTCACGGCGCTGTTCGAACGCCTCGGCGCGGAGCGAGGGAGACTCGACCTGCTCGTGAACAACGTGTGGGGCGGCTACGAGGGCTACGACGACACCTTCGACGCGCCGTTCTGGGAGCAGCCACGCGAGCGGTTCGACGCGATGTTCGACGCGGGGGTCCGGGCCGCGTACGTCGCCAGCCAGCAGGCCGCACCGCTCCTGTTCGAGTCCGACCGGGCGCTCCTCGTGAACGTCTCCGCGGGTGACGGTGCACGCTACCGCGGCCAGGTCGCCTACGACACGGCCAAGACGGCTGTCGACCGGATGGCGAAGGGGATGGCTCACGAACTCCGCGAGCCCGGCGTCGCGGCGCTGGTGGTCTACCCCGGGTTTACCCGCACGGAGCGCGTGCTGGCAGCGACTGGCGGCGAGCGACCCGACGGCTCGGAGTCCACGCGCTACGTCGGCCGAGCGGTCGCTTCGCTCGCGGGCGACGCGAGTATTCTGGAGCGGACTGGTGGCATCTACCGAACCGGAGCACTCGCACGCGAGTACGGATTCACCGACGTGGACGGCAGCCGACCGGCGCCGTTCGACCTCGACACGCCACGGCTCTGA
- a CDS encoding beta-galactosidase codes for MTEYGVVTRNAEETEWAEFDAAFFEVKDVAGRPRDPLSNAVNMVSCFGDNAAANENPDLVPVNPDGQKATRDRTYFDWAYICPTHEGYREGLLEIVEDCVAENEDVRLDDVGFPRPEYCYCDRCNREFEGWLEERHEAGGPAPEESGVEDRYEWRASVITEFVAEAADRIPGRTYLTLYPDPYEGHLYERAGIDVEALAEYVDEFVVPLYDTHYGTTYWLEIIASAFEDRLSALDVPFSVELYAVEVDIDDLLHAVEVAEAYGNRVLFGYDASNARAALRRRDAESREGVSY; via the coding sequence ATGACCGAGTACGGTGTCGTCACGCGGAACGCCGAGGAGACGGAGTGGGCCGAGTTCGACGCCGCCTTCTTCGAGGTGAAGGACGTCGCCGGCCGACCGCGGGACCCGCTCTCGAACGCGGTGAACATGGTCTCCTGTTTCGGCGACAACGCCGCCGCCAACGAGAACCCCGACCTCGTCCCGGTGAACCCCGACGGCCAGAAGGCGACTCGCGACCGGACCTACTTCGACTGGGCGTACATCTGCCCGACCCACGAGGGCTACCGGGAGGGCCTGCTCGAGATCGTCGAGGACTGCGTCGCCGAGAACGAGGACGTGCGCCTCGACGACGTGGGGTTCCCCCGCCCCGAGTACTGCTACTGTGACCGCTGTAACCGCGAGTTCGAGGGGTGGCTCGAGGAGCGTCACGAGGCCGGTGGTCCCGCGCCCGAGGAGAGTGGCGTCGAGGACCGCTACGAGTGGCGTGCCTCGGTCATCACCGAGTTCGTCGCCGAGGCCGCCGACCGGATCCCGGGCCGCACCTACCTCACGCTCTACCCGGACCCCTACGAGGGTCACCTCTACGAACGGGCCGGCATCGACGTCGAGGCGCTCGCGGAGTACGTCGACGAGTTCGTTGTGCCGCTGTACGACACCCACTACGGGACGACCTACTGGCTCGAGATCATCGCCTCGGCGTTCGAGGACCGACTCAGTGCGCTGGACGTGCCGTTCTCCGTCGAGCTCTACGCCGTGGAGGTCGACATCGACGACCTGCTCCACGCCGTCGAGGTCGCCGAGGCCTACGGGAATCGGGTCCTGTTCGGCTACGACGCCTCGAACGCGCGGGCCGCGCTCCGACGACGCGATGCGGAGAGCCGCGAGGGCGTCTCGTACTGA
- a CDS encoding DUF5804 family protein translates to MTRVCLVGSEDVNLRYELVSRETARDALATYELREPYANTVALETISLGSAVALLNDLNWYLVRFVDHAWVREPSVSEDEWLSRSLAAAIRDDEVDREESGRHLGVFGVIEEEGERRLTEPMYVARTGPELPKYDLFEVDDTVVVRVTEDEFGGERR, encoded by the coding sequence ATGACGCGGGTCTGTCTCGTCGGGAGCGAGGACGTGAACCTCCGGTACGAACTGGTCTCCCGCGAGACGGCCCGGGACGCGCTGGCCACCTACGAGTTGCGCGAACCGTACGCGAACACGGTCGCGCTGGAGACCATCTCGCTCGGTTCTGCGGTCGCTCTGCTCAACGACCTGAACTGGTACCTCGTCCGGTTCGTCGACCACGCGTGGGTGCGCGAACCGTCCGTGAGCGAGGACGAGTGGCTCTCGCGGTCGCTCGCGGCGGCCATCCGCGACGACGAGGTCGACCGCGAGGAGTCTGGCCGCCACCTCGGCGTCTTCGGCGTGATAGAGGAAGAGGGCGAGCGCCGTCTCACCGAACCGATGTACGTCGCCCGCACCGGCCCGGAGCTCCCGAAGTACGACCTGTTCGAGGTCGACGACACCGTCGTCGTCCGCGTGACGGAGGACGAGTTCGGCGGCGAGCGCCGGTAG
- a CDS encoding RAD55 family ATPase, with the protein MPDRLRTGIEVLDRKLDGGIPAGSIVALTAEPASQAELFLYELTATRGTLYLSLDRTGDAVTHSIREAETRTGDPTVRDVAGEAPLDSATKLVGALPERSNLIVDPLDVLERQEPARFRNFMNELQNHIYNTGSLALLHCLDGRHVPELRDTTEHMADIVFQLETRIKGDQIENRLAIPKFRGGIALNEVIKLELSEEVAIDTSRDIA; encoded by the coding sequence ATGCCCGACCGGCTCCGAACTGGGATCGAGGTGCTCGACCGGAAGCTCGACGGTGGGATTCCGGCCGGTAGCATCGTCGCTCTCACGGCGGAGCCGGCGAGTCAGGCCGAACTGTTCCTCTACGAACTCACGGCCACCCGCGGGACGCTGTACCTGTCGCTCGACCGTACCGGCGACGCCGTCACCCACTCCATCCGCGAGGCCGAGACACGGACCGGCGACCCGACGGTGCGCGACGTGGCCGGCGAGGCCCCGCTCGACAGCGCCACCAAACTCGTCGGGGCGCTCCCCGAACGCTCGAACCTCATCGTCGACCCGCTGGACGTCCTCGAACGGCAGGAGCCGGCCCGGTTCCGGAACTTCATGAACGAACTCCAGAACCACATCTACAACACGGGGAGTCTCGCGCTCCTTCACTGTCTCGACGGTCGGCACGTCCCCGAACTTCGGGACACCACCGAGCACATGGCGGACATCGTCTTCCAGCTCGAGACCCGGATCAAGGGCGACCAGATCGAGAACCGCCTCGCCATCCCGAAGTTCCGGGGCGGCATCGCGCTCAACGAGGTCATCAAACTGGAGCTGAGCGAAGAGGTGGCCATCGACACGAGCCGCGACATCGCCTAG
- a CDS encoding RNase P subunit p30 family protein translates to MYEGVHAHPDGEHAATVARHALTASELGYDGVVVRNHGDAPAEYDAEAVRDEYDVDVVDAVEVRTDDRSQAASLVKRFRDEYTLVCVHGQSPSLNRLAVETVEVDVLAHPMRGDGDVNHVLARAARENGVRLEFDLGPVFRETGGTRVRAIQRLRKLHDMVTQYDAPYVVTAGVESHLDWRHPRDLAAVPATFGFDPEWVRDGLREWGRLAARNRDRVGDSFIEPGVRRGRYEEDHR, encoded by the coding sequence ATGTACGAGGGCGTCCACGCGCACCCCGACGGCGAGCACGCCGCGACCGTCGCCCGTCACGCCCTGACCGCGTCGGAACTCGGTTACGACGGCGTCGTCGTCAGGAACCACGGCGACGCCCCCGCCGAGTACGACGCCGAGGCAGTCCGCGACGAGTACGACGTGGACGTCGTCGACGCCGTCGAGGTCCGGACCGACGACCGGTCGCAGGCCGCCAGCCTCGTCAAGCGCTTCCGCGACGAGTACACCCTCGTCTGCGTCCACGGGCAGTCTCCGAGCCTGAACCGCCTCGCCGTCGAGACGGTCGAGGTGGACGTGCTGGCCCACCCGATGCGTGGTGACGGCGACGTGAACCACGTCCTCGCGCGGGCGGCCCGCGAGAACGGTGTCCGACTCGAGTTCGACCTCGGCCCGGTCTTCCGGGAGACGGGCGGGACCCGCGTCCGGGCCATCCAGCGGCTGCGGAAACTCCACGACATGGTGACGCAGTACGACGCGCCCTACGTCGTCACCGCCGGCGTCGAGTCGCACCTCGACTGGCGACACCCTCGTGACCTCGCCGCCGTGCCGGCCACGTTCGGCTTCGACCCCGAGTGGGTGCGTGATGGCCTGCGGGAGTGGGGTCGCCTCGCCGCGCGCAACCGTGACCGCGTGGGCGATTCGTTCATAGAGCCGGGGGTACGACGTGGGAGGTATGAAGAAGACCATCGATGA
- a CDS encoding DUF488 domain-containing protein, with protein MTGTVTETYAAAVGNGLVDVGEATLVGVVRQPPRWFHGVVDENHRELGPPAALLEAVQERRETLKAGGMCDEGAHNAAWEEVEFERRYRMYLEGDGGAEAALAALANRVRGGESVALVCFEGPNKACHRRLLAERLHERLA; from the coding sequence ATGACCGGGACAGTCACCGAGACGTACGCCGCCGCGGTCGGCAACGGGCTCGTCGACGTGGGCGAGGCCACGCTCGTCGGCGTGGTCCGCCAGCCACCGCGCTGGTTCCACGGCGTCGTCGACGAGAACCACCGCGAGCTCGGGCCGCCTGCCGCCCTGCTCGAGGCGGTGCAGGAGCGCCGCGAGACGCTGAAGGCTGGCGGGATGTGTGACGAAGGAGCCCACAACGCCGCGTGGGAGGAGGTCGAGTTCGAACGGCGGTACCGCATGTACCTCGAGGGTGATGGGGGCGCAGAGGCCGCGCTCGCGGCCCTCGCGAACCGAGTCCGTGGTGGCGAGTCGGTGGCCCTCGTCTGTTTCGAGGGGCCGAACAAGGCCTGTCACCGGCGTCTCCTCGCCGAGCGGTTGCACGAGCGACTCGCGTGA
- a CDS encoding FKBP-type peptidyl-prolyl cis-trans isomerase, translating into MSDSSEEVEEEATEDVEEEVEETEAETEATETEAEEESTGLQEGDFIRLAYTARTVEGGQLVDTTDPDVAEEEGVGDQGTFEPRVIVLGSGHLFESVEEAVIGKEAGESGSVSIPAAEAFGEYDESQVETVAANKIEEDDRYPGARIQIDGRQGTLETIIGGRARVDFNHPLAGEDIEYDFEVVEVVDDQLERAEGLLNMFLDMDLEMRIQDDEVEETSVEQPDEDDEDAEPETVTETVEKRTLYVEATPQLSMNQQWMFQKQQIAQEIIDKTDIDRIVVEEVLDGGGMMGGMGGMMGGMGGGGEADIEEALEEADIDADEIAEDL; encoded by the coding sequence ATGAGCGACTCATCCGAGGAAGTCGAAGAGGAAGCAACCGAGGACGTCGAGGAGGAGGTCGAGGAGACCGAGGCCGAGACCGAAGCGACGGAGACGGAGGCCGAGGAGGAGTCCACGGGCCTGCAGGAGGGTGACTTCATCCGACTGGCCTACACCGCACGCACCGTCGAGGGCGGCCAGCTCGTCGACACGACAGACCCCGACGTGGCCGAGGAAGAGGGCGTCGGTGACCAGGGGACGTTCGAGCCCCGCGTCATCGTGCTCGGCTCGGGACACCTCTTCGAGTCCGTCGAGGAGGCCGTCATCGGCAAGGAGGCCGGCGAGAGCGGGTCGGTCAGCATCCCCGCCGCCGAGGCGTTCGGCGAGTACGACGAGAGTCAGGTCGAGACCGTCGCGGCCAACAAGATCGAAGAGGACGACCGGTACCCCGGCGCCCGCATCCAGATCGACGGCCGGCAGGGGACGCTGGAGACCATCATCGGCGGCCGCGCTCGCGTCGACTTCAACCACCCGCTGGCCGGCGAGGACATCGAGTACGACTTCGAGGTCGTCGAGGTCGTCGACGACCAGCTCGAGCGGGCCGAGGGCCTGCTCAACATGTTCCTCGACATGGACCTCGAGATGCGCATCCAGGACGACGAGGTCGAGGAGACCAGCGTCGAGCAGCCCGACGAGGACGACGAGGACGCCGAACCCGAGACGGTCACCGAGACCGTCGAGAAGCGGACTCTCTACGTCGAGGCGACCCCGCAGCTCTCGATGAACCAGCAGTGGATGTTCCAGAAGCAGCAGATCGCCCAGGAGATCATCGACAAGACCGACATCGACCGCATCGTCGTGGAGGAGGTCCTCGACGGCGGCGGGATGATGGGCGGCATGGGTGGCATGATGGGCGGCATGGGCGGCGGCGGTGAGGCCGACATCGAGGAGGCGCTCGAAGAGGCCGACATCGACGCGGACGAGATCGCAGAGGACCTGTAA
- a CDS encoding RNA-binding protein: MSGVPFHYVDLRAFCYATEDEKRVEQALRTFLPARGDDDPRDPIPLERETSEGFHGDRILVLSARLERADEVRYALSRLAEAEDFDRLLDEVESRVDDNCAFYVQLDKQVAFRGDVRLGEGLTFRAKVEAYPAKRETAIENARETLQSLREP; encoded by the coding sequence GTGTCGGGGGTCCCGTTCCACTACGTCGACCTGCGGGCGTTCTGCTACGCCACGGAGGACGAGAAGCGCGTCGAGCAGGCGCTCCGGACGTTCCTGCCCGCGCGCGGCGACGACGACCCGCGGGACCCGATACCGCTCGAACGCGAGACCAGCGAGGGGTTCCACGGCGACCGCATCCTCGTGCTCTCGGCCCGCCTCGAACGGGCCGACGAGGTGCGCTATGCCCTCTCGCGACTCGCCGAGGCCGAGGACTTCGACCGCCTCCTCGACGAGGTCGAGAGTCGCGTCGACGACAACTGCGCGTTCTACGTCCAACTGGACAAGCAGGTGGCCTTCCGCGGCGACGTGCGTCTCGGCGAGGGCCTCACCTTCCGGGCGAAGGTGGAGGCCTACCCCGCCAAGCGCGAGACGGCGATCGAGAACGCCCGCGAGACGCTCCAGAGCCTCCGCGAGCCCTGA
- the pyrI gene encoding aspartate carbamoyltransferase regulatory subunit: MSDNPERELRVSKIRDGTVIDHITAGQALNVLAILGIDGSGGEEVSVGMNVPSDRLGRKDIVKVEGRELSQDEVDVLSLIAPAASINIVRDYEVVEKARVTRPTFVSGVLSCPNANCISTQGEPVESRFEVLDDAVRCVYCDTIIREDLPERIDV; this comes from the coding sequence ATGAGCGACAACCCCGAGCGCGAACTCCGCGTCTCGAAGATCCGTGACGGTACCGTAATCGACCACATCACCGCGGGGCAGGCGCTGAACGTCCTCGCCATCCTCGGTATCGACGGGTCGGGGGGTGAGGAGGTCAGCGTCGGGATGAACGTCCCGTCCGACCGACTCGGGCGCAAGGACATCGTGAAGGTGGAGGGCCGCGAGCTGAGTCAGGACGAGGTCGACGTGCTCTCGCTCATCGCTCCGGCGGCGAGCATCAACATCGTCCGCGACTACGAGGTGGTCGAGAAGGCGCGGGTCACCCGACCGACGTTCGTCTCGGGCGTGCTCTCGTGCCCGAACGCGAACTGCATCTCCACGCAGGGCGAACCGGTCGAGTCGCGCTTCGAGGTGCTCGACGACGCGGTCCGGTGTGTCTACTGCGACACCATCATCCGCGAGGACCTCCCCGAGCGCATCGACGTCTGA
- a CDS encoding NUDIX hydrolase: MTAVDDLWYLADTASQQAAQAYHRLSERHEEYLETSHDERVSRRRFRTLARRIDRFGAPYGAHTLVHRPGEVLLCRHEGVDLWVLPGGGVDAGETFHETARRELAEEAGVDVRYDGLGLLSRVEVRCPGHRTWGVLPVYAARAESHDPTVNDPDGEITAARWFPFDDLPDDTRDRSDLRAWFERFGRE; encoded by the coding sequence ATGACGGCTGTCGACGACCTCTGGTACCTCGCCGACACGGCCAGCCAGCAGGCCGCGCAGGCGTACCACCGGCTCAGCGAGCGCCACGAGGAGTACCTCGAGACGAGCCACGACGAGCGGGTCTCGCGTCGCCGTTTTCGCACCCTCGCCCGTCGTATCGACCGGTTTGGGGCCCCGTACGGTGCTCACACGCTCGTCCACCGGCCCGGCGAGGTCCTCCTCTGTCGCCACGAGGGGGTCGACCTCTGGGTCCTCCCCGGTGGTGGGGTCGACGCGGGAGAGACGTTCCACGAGACGGCCCGCCGCGAGCTCGCGGAGGAGGCCGGCGTCGACGTGCGCTACGACGGGTTGGGGCTCCTCTCCCGCGTCGAGGTCCGCTGTCCCGGCCACCGGACGTGGGGTGTCCTCCCGGTCTACGCGGCGCGGGCGGAGAGCCACGACCCGACGGTGAACGACCCCGACGGGGAGATAACGGCCGCCCGGTGGTTCCCGTTCGACGACCTGCCGGACGACACGCGCGACCGGAGCGACCTGCGCGCCTGGTTCGAACGGTTCGGCCGCGAGTGA